The following are from one region of the Aquirufa lenticrescens genome:
- a CDS encoding capsule assembly Wzi family protein — MKFLLSLCCVLCLFWTPLWAQNSIPVGFSDIDEQMRNLQLLGKLDANQSMLARPFYSTGKQSMQDLYRLIDPAAKDSMKSYKKGLFQAILLPASLSQKLNTSRPYGWNDQAMSVSNGYQMQASAGIYARFSILHVQFKPEFAHTGSADYETSDAWGQVNPSIDRYSLGQSSVRLEAGGISLGVSNQNLWWGPGHYSSLLMTNNAPGFLHYSLNTTRPLKTPIGSFEFQLILGRMTRDSLQGYENAALKQRNLSDRPKNRQYNGIVLTYQPRFMKNVFFSVSRAFQNYDVAKPEAKFMNTYLPVLNNLFKNDYNDDTLSKDQILSLSTRWLMPKNHAEVYAEFGYNDAKQNLRDLWLDMAHSSAWVVGFKKLHPLNNRTFIEVFGEATKMAQSPSYLMRSAYNWYEHWQVLDGYTNDNQIIGNGVGHGNNVQTIGVSWNQGWKKIGLTFQHVAQNPMLETGQSAVRTRLVKWDDYAYGLQGGYRYKKLLFTADVKWVNSSNYLWEKDHSKSNVYAFINTIFLW; from the coding sequence ATGAAGTTTTTGCTATCGCTTTGTTGCGTTTTGTGTTTGTTTTGGACTCCATTATGGGCCCAAAACTCCATCCCCGTAGGATTCTCCGATATTGATGAGCAAATGCGCAACCTGCAACTATTGGGTAAATTAGACGCGAATCAGTCGATGCTGGCTAGGCCCTTTTATTCTACGGGAAAGCAAAGCATGCAAGATTTGTATCGATTGATCGATCCTGCTGCTAAAGACTCTATGAAGAGCTATAAAAAAGGCCTTTTCCAGGCTATTTTATTGCCGGCTTCCCTTTCTCAAAAATTGAACACCTCTCGACCATACGGCTGGAACGATCAGGCGATGTCCGTTTCGAATGGTTACCAAATGCAAGCAAGTGCCGGAATTTATGCTCGATTTAGCATTTTACACGTACAGTTCAAACCAGAATTCGCGCATACAGGTTCCGCAGATTACGAAACTAGCGATGCCTGGGGACAGGTAAATCCATCCATTGATCGCTATAGTTTAGGTCAATCCTCGGTACGCTTAGAAGCAGGAGGAATTTCACTGGGAGTATCGAATCAGAACCTTTGGTGGGGGCCAGGACACTACTCTTCATTGCTGATGACGAATAATGCGCCAGGTTTCTTGCACTACAGTTTGAATACAACGCGTCCTCTGAAAACACCCATCGGATCCTTTGAATTTCAATTGATTTTAGGTCGAATGACGCGTGATTCCTTGCAGGGCTATGAGAATGCGGCATTAAAACAAAGAAATCTTTCGGATCGACCTAAAAATCGCCAATACAATGGAATCGTTTTGACCTACCAACCTCGGTTTATGAAGAACGTATTCTTCTCTGTCTCTCGAGCATTCCAAAACTACGATGTCGCTAAACCAGAGGCAAAGTTTATGAATACCTACTTGCCGGTATTAAATAACCTGTTTAAGAATGATTATAATGACGATACGCTGAGTAAAGACCAGATCTTAAGTCTTTCCACCCGCTGGTTAATGCCGAAAAATCACGCGGAAGTATACGCTGAATTTGGCTATAACGATGCCAAACAAAACCTCCGTGACTTGTGGTTAGATATGGCTCATTCGTCCGCTTGGGTGGTTGGATTCAAGAAACTACATCCACTTAACAACCGGACCTTTATTGAGGTTTTTGGAGAAGCGACTAAAATGGCGCAAAGCCCTTCCTATTTGATGCGGTCTGCTTATAATTGGTATGAACATTGGCAAGTATTAGATGGATATACGAATGACAACCAAATCATAGGCAATGGAGTAGGTCATGGTAACAATGTGCAGACGATAGGGGTAAGCTGGAATCAAGGCTGGAAGAAAATAGGGCTTACATTTCAGCATGTGGCCCAAAATCCGATGTTAGAGACCGGTCAATCTGCAGTAAGAACCCGTTTAGTCAAATGGGATGATTATGCCTACGGTTTACAAGGAGGATATCGCTACAAAAAGCTCTTATTTACGGCGGATGTGAAATGGGTTAATTCCAGCAATTATTTATGGGAAAAGGATCATTCGAAATCGAATGTTTACGCCTTCATTAATACGATTTTCTTATGGTAA
- a CDS encoding flippase, whose amino-acid sequence METRKNVFYNVILAITQVLFPLITFPYLARTLGPEHVGVLNFAESFAKYFVLLAALGIPIYGVREVAKAATDRTLLTKTFSEIFIINALGTLLLSLVFLFFIIAVPQLAAEKSLFSWALGYFILQVFQLEWFFSGMNQFKFIAIRSLMIRLCFIAAVFLFIRNTYDYVNYFRMQVGLAVILAAFNGKRLWDLLDFSSLSFARLELKKHIKPMALLFLTIFTISVYFSLDTILLGFLADNESVGYYSSALKLNRLFIGVLSAISVAMFPGLVSLYHKGEKEAFVVMVKQCFYVLVSLSMPLVLGIVTCAPEIIHILLGTAFDRAILPLQITAPLILIISMSGIFGFQILSAVGKDKSILISALIGMFISIILAFLLVPTLKEEGAAITILLTELAVCIAFVFFTRKEISLSNYTTVFLQQLLGLIPYLGIVFLFKLFVPTLLLRLLVIGVFSLAWFVVYQLVILPENVFSAQIKRWIDHLQKD is encoded by the coding sequence ATGGAGACCCGGAAAAATGTCTTTTATAATGTGATATTAGCGATTACGCAGGTTTTATTCCCGCTAATCACGTTTCCGTATTTGGCGCGAACGCTAGGTCCAGAGCACGTAGGCGTCTTAAATTTCGCGGAGAGTTTTGCCAAGTATTTTGTTTTATTAGCCGCCTTGGGAATTCCGATTTACGGGGTGCGCGAAGTGGCTAAGGCAGCCACAGATCGTACTTTATTAACAAAGACTTTTAGCGAAATTTTTATCATCAATGCGCTAGGAACGCTGTTACTAAGTCTGGTTTTCCTCTTTTTTATTATCGCTGTTCCACAATTAGCAGCAGAGAAATCCCTTTTCTCCTGGGCGCTGGGCTATTTTATCCTACAAGTATTCCAATTAGAATGGTTCTTCAGCGGAATGAACCAATTCAAATTCATTGCCATTCGTTCCCTCATGATTCGGCTTTGCTTCATCGCTGCCGTTTTCTTGTTCATCCGAAATACTTATGATTACGTGAATTATTTCCGGATGCAGGTGGGATTAGCGGTGATATTAGCAGCATTTAATGGAAAAAGGCTGTGGGATTTACTGGACTTCTCGAGTCTTTCTTTCGCGCGTTTAGAGTTAAAGAAACACATCAAACCGATGGCTTTGTTGTTTTTAACCATCTTCACAATTTCCGTTTATTTCTCGCTCGATACGATATTATTAGGTTTTCTAGCAGACAATGAAAGTGTGGGGTATTATTCCTCTGCCTTGAAACTCAACCGCCTTTTTATCGGCGTTTTAAGCGCCATTTCGGTGGCGATGTTCCCAGGACTCGTGAGTTTATACCACAAAGGGGAGAAAGAGGCTTTTGTGGTGATGGTAAAGCAGTGTTTTTATGTGCTCGTAAGCCTTTCGATGCCTTTGGTCTTAGGAATCGTTACCTGTGCGCCTGAGATCATCCATATCTTGCTAGGAACAGCCTTTGATCGGGCGATCTTACCGCTGCAAATCACCGCGCCGCTGATCTTGATCATCAGTATGTCGGGGATTTTTGGCTTCCAAATCCTCAGCGCGGTAGGCAAGGACAAATCCATTCTCATCTCTGCGTTAATCGGGATGTTTATCAGTATAATTTTGGCGTTCCTTTTAGTCCCTACGCTGAAAGAAGAAGGGGCGGCCATTACGATTCTGTTGACGGAATTAGCCGTTTGCATCGCCTTCGTTTTCTTTACGCGAAAAGAGATTTCGCTGTCGAATTACACGACGGTCTTCTTACAACAGTTACTGGGTCTGATTCCGTACTTGGGAATCGTGTTCTTGTTCAAACTTTTTGTTCCTACGCTATTATTGCGTTTGCTGGTGATAGGGGTGTTCTCGCTGGCTTGGTTTGTGGTATATCAATTAGTGATTCTGCCAGAAAACGTATTCAGCGCGCAAATCAAACGCTGGATTGATCATCTCCAAAAAGATTAA
- a CDS encoding glycosyltransferase — protein sequence MLSIVICSKNKELCDQLVANINQTIGIPFELDIITGAESISQAYESGLKKSSGEFCLFLHEDVLFHTQDWGKTLLDHFNSDPFLGLISVAGSKTHTIVPSAWWDCLENDKLIRILQHKPGGQTEDQNQGFEAGKLVEVAVIDGVFMALRKKTESHFDQTLTGFHGYDLDLSLAVQEKGYKVAVIQDVLLEHFSLGNLHLGWLTALLHVHRKYKHVLPLARGGAESSLLQEIRNISQLFKHYVNLVRKNS from the coding sequence ATGCTATCCATCGTTATCTGTTCAAAGAATAAGGAATTATGCGATCAATTGGTAGCTAATATCAACCAGACCATTGGTATACCGTTCGAACTTGATATTATAACAGGCGCGGAATCGATTTCGCAAGCCTATGAATCTGGCTTAAAAAAAAGTAGTGGGGAATTTTGCTTATTTCTGCACGAGGATGTGCTTTTTCACACTCAAGATTGGGGTAAAACGTTGTTAGATCATTTTAACAGTGATCCATTTCTTGGTTTAATTAGTGTGGCTGGGTCCAAAACCCACACGATTGTTCCATCTGCTTGGTGGGATTGTTTAGAAAACGATAAGTTGATCCGAATTTTACAACATAAGCCCGGCGGCCAAACCGAAGATCAAAATCAAGGATTTGAAGCGGGCAAATTAGTGGAAGTAGCAGTGATCGATGGCGTATTTATGGCTTTGAGAAAAAAGACAGAATCCCATTTTGATCAGACTTTAACAGGATTTCATGGATACGATTTGGACTTATCCCTAGCTGTTCAAGAAAAAGGCTACAAAGTTGCTGTCATTCAGGACGTGTTACTGGAGCATTTCTCCTTAGGTAATTTGCACCTAGGCTGGTTAACAGCCTTACTGCACGTACATAGAAAATACAAACATGTATTACCACTTGCTAGGGGAGGTGCTGAATCTAGCTTGCTTCAAGAGATTCGGAATATCAGTCAATTGTTCAAGCATTATGTAAACTTAGTAAGGAAGAATTCCTAA
- a CDS encoding capsule assembly Wzi family protein has translation MVKYVLGLLLLSCSVFAQTTLLDDISLQDLQRNAQLLNGKDSSKYENQSFMIRSTSNLQELESNASEKFKVHGVSFRHTLQNNNLMPLGFNQGTLYPSIGFQRRWSLGVHFSWKFLDVNLQPEWVLAENSPSVPFAGNPQDGNYWTRIFFLINNNIDQYRYFGYEPLKTFFPGQSRIALKFGNVSTGVSTENNWWGPGFRNSLIMTNEASGFLHYFVQNRKPVITPIGSFEGKGLIGMLENPTMLSPEDKNFRPIWPGGIENKNNSVRMLKAFIVNWQPKWVPNFYLGYSFAQQNYFTNEDPQPGKPFVENPKMQLGAFLFRFALPKDHAEFYAELGQPDKVVGPASFFGDSTKTGFVLGGRKLFPLGKKKKSYLQLAIEFTQLQLMDPGLVIDNDNRFGGPLHNSWYTSTEVRQGYTQNGKLLGASIGPGSNSQTVYLSYHSGRSLIRFNFERFARNNDFYVYEYYGSGHANRYWVNLTAGVEAQIGLTKNLLLGASYLNTSVNNYMWVRIEDNIADWSDSSTKSDYTNQQWQVSLKYEINGRR, from the coding sequence ATGGTAAAGTACGTTCTAGGCCTCTTATTGCTCTCTTGCTCGGTCTTCGCTCAGACGACTTTACTAGATGATATTAGTCTGCAGGATCTGCAACGCAACGCACAATTATTAAATGGGAAGGATTCGTCGAAATATGAGAATCAGTCCTTTATGATTCGTTCGACTTCTAATTTGCAAGAACTAGAATCAAATGCTAGTGAAAAGTTTAAAGTGCATGGCGTGTCTTTCCGTCATACCCTTCAAAATAACAATTTAATGCCTCTAGGCTTTAATCAGGGGACTTTGTATCCATCCATTGGTTTTCAGCGTCGCTGGAGTCTAGGAGTTCATTTCTCTTGGAAATTCTTGGATGTCAATTTACAGCCGGAGTGGGTCTTGGCGGAGAATTCTCCTTCGGTTCCGTTCGCGGGAAACCCACAAGATGGGAATTATTGGACAAGAATCTTTTTTCTAATCAACAACAACATCGACCAATACCGCTATTTTGGTTACGAGCCCTTGAAAACCTTTTTCCCTGGGCAATCGCGTATCGCTTTGAAGTTTGGTAATGTGTCTACTGGTGTTTCAACAGAAAATAATTGGTGGGGTCCAGGCTTCAGAAATAGCCTTATAATGACAAATGAGGCTTCAGGCTTTTTGCATTATTTCGTCCAAAATAGGAAGCCAGTCATCACTCCCATCGGATCCTTTGAAGGGAAAGGTTTAATCGGGATGTTGGAAAATCCGACTATGCTTTCGCCAGAGGACAAGAATTTTAGACCTATATGGCCGGGAGGTATTGAAAATAAAAATAATTCTGTGCGAATGCTGAAGGCATTTATCGTGAATTGGCAGCCCAAATGGGTGCCTAATTTTTATCTAGGCTACTCCTTTGCGCAGCAGAATTACTTCACGAATGAGGATCCACAACCTGGGAAGCCTTTTGTGGAGAACCCGAAAATGCAATTAGGTGCCTTCTTGTTCCGCTTCGCTTTACCTAAAGACCATGCCGAGTTCTATGCGGAATTAGGTCAGCCTGACAAGGTGGTGGGGCCTGCGAGTTTCTTTGGAGATTCCACAAAGACCGGTTTTGTGCTAGGGGGACGGAAGTTATTTCCTTTGGGGAAAAAGAAGAAATCTTACTTACAATTAGCCATCGAGTTTACGCAATTACAATTAATGGATCCCGGGTTAGTCATTGATAATGATAACCGTTTTGGAGGTCCGCTGCACAATAGCTGGTATACGAGTACGGAGGTTCGTCAAGGTTATACGCAAAATGGTAAATTGCTAGGAGCTTCTATCGGTCCTGGATCAAATAGCCAAACGGTTTACCTGAGTTACCACAGTGGGAGAAGTTTAATCCGCTTCAATTTCGAGCGTTTTGCTAGAAACAATGACTTCTATGTCTATGAATATTACGGGAGTGGACATGCAAACCGTTATTGGGTTAATCTAACGGCTGGAGTGGAAGCGCAAATCGGTCTGACGAAAAACCTACTTTTAGGAGCCTCATATCTAAATACCTCGGTGAACAATTACATGTGGGTACGGATTGAAGATAACATCGCGGATTGGTCAGATTCGTCTACGAAGTCAGATTATACGAACCAGCAGTGGCAGGTTTCGCTTAAATACGAGATCAATGGACGTCGTTAA
- a CDS encoding O-antigen ligase family protein: protein MDVVKKLYLQAYFFVMALYVFFNKGIAYSFLAEALWAGGFIVLFLTRKDYAFGWDKRTKILAFLLAITVGYIGWGLRSYALFDVIRDSFVIQYAWFAFFVFLFKDLRAQLWGYIIWIYTWFPFFALLNFYFQNFSEFFENFILFGSVPFALYKYGDMGVHLLISSLVLMLYLNHRSIRFQVTLAVAILLNLLIITAYSRSGMLAYLISLGLFVFYTKRQEMRDLIKQYVRYLPIVLLIVLPLYASIKVKENFQGRKVGMEQLVENVGSIFGVSKDATLDENKFWRLVWWANIIDYSVTPEYVLQGKGLGMSLAESDEVVTEIDDLRSPHNFNLTILARFGWPLFLLWCYWLFCLFKPMFKRQLNDQQLMISCVLFTFWLNGSFDVFLEGPMGAFPFWTWVGLYLLGDFFPEPETNEAPQG, encoded by the coding sequence ATGGACGTCGTTAAAAAGCTCTATTTGCAGGCGTATTTCTTCGTGATGGCACTCTATGTGTTCTTTAACAAGGGGATTGCCTATAGTTTTTTAGCGGAGGCTTTGTGGGCGGGGGGATTTATCGTGTTGTTTTTAACGCGCAAGGACTATGCGTTTGGCTGGGATAAGCGGACGAAGATATTAGCCTTTTTGCTGGCGATCACGGTGGGCTATATTGGCTGGGGATTGCGCTCGTATGCGCTATTTGATGTGATTCGCGACTCTTTCGTGATCCAATATGCCTGGTTTGCCTTCTTCGTGTTTCTGTTCAAAGATTTGCGTGCGCAACTGTGGGGCTACATCATTTGGATCTATACCTGGTTCCCGTTTTTCGCCTTGTTGAATTTCTATTTCCAAAACTTCTCCGAGTTCTTCGAGAACTTCATCTTGTTCGGCTCTGTTCCTTTTGCGCTCTATAAATACGGCGACATGGGGGTGCATTTGTTGATTTCTTCTTTGGTCCTGATGCTCTATCTGAATCACAGATCCATCCGTTTTCAGGTGACTTTAGCGGTGGCGATCTTGCTAAATCTGTTGATTATTACGGCCTATTCTAGGTCTGGAATGTTGGCTTATTTGATTAGTTTGGGACTTTTTGTGTTCTATACGAAGCGCCAGGAGATGCGGGATTTGATCAAGCAATATGTGCGCTATTTGCCTATCGTTTTGTTGATTGTGTTGCCACTTTATGCGTCCATTAAGGTGAAGGAAAACTTCCAAGGGCGTAAGGTGGGGATGGAGCAGTTAGTGGAGAATGTGGGGTCGATTTTTGGGGTGAGTAAAGATGCGACGCTGGATGAAAATAAGTTTTGGCGTTTGGTCTGGTGGGCGAACATTATCGATTATAGTGTGACGCCGGAATATGTGTTGCAGGGGAAAGGATTGGGGATGAGTTTAGCGGAAAGTGATGAGGTGGTGACTGAAATCGACGATCTGCGTTCGCCGCATAATTTCAATTTGACGATTCTGGCACGCTTCGGCTGGCCATTGTTTTTACTCTGGTGTTATTGGCTGTTCTGTTTATTTAAACCGATGTTCAAAAGGCAACTGAATGACCAGCAATTGATGATTTCCTGCGTGCTGTTCACGTTTTGGTTGAACGGTAGCTTCGACGTGTTTTTAGAGGGTCCCATGGGAGCATTTCCCTTCTGGACCTGGGTGGGCTTGTATTTATTAGGGGATTTCTTTCCGGAACCAGAGACAAATGAAGCACCACAAGGTTAA
- a CDS encoding Wzz/FepE/Etk N-terminal domain-containing protein — MADKKTIVLGDVIESIKRFFSYLRSQFMLIALCAVVGLVLPLIYRAMQKPAYAASTTFILEEKSAGGGGLAGIASQVGLDLGSLGSGSSLFTGDNILEIIKSRVIIEKVLLTPISGSAGKTLADLYLEFSGLGERLPAPVSFTILSDSAAAPAHSVYQDSVLYVMYEQIAKKNVSVDRLNKKGSIFKIVTVSQNQVFSKNFAERLLKETTTYYVNVKTSTAAANVKRLQARGDSLLRVLNAKSYNAASFQILDPNVAFKSMSVPAEVSSRDKSIVFSIYAEVTKNLEMSRIALVSQTPVIQLLDVPKFPLMDDRKSYVFLGFAGLFAGLLVGFFLCLYLYTDK; from the coding sequence ATGGCAGACAAGAAAACTATCGTGCTGGGAGATGTGATCGAATCAATCAAACGATTCTTTAGCTATTTGCGTTCACAATTTATGTTGATCGCTTTGTGCGCTGTTGTAGGTCTTGTTTTACCACTGATCTACCGTGCCATGCAAAAACCGGCTTACGCGGCGTCTACAACGTTTATCCTAGAAGAGAAATCTGCCGGTGGCGGAGGCCTTGCGGGGATTGCTTCGCAAGTGGGTTTGGATTTAGGGAGCCTAGGAAGTGGTTCAAGCTTGTTTACGGGCGATAATATTTTAGAGATCATCAAGTCCCGCGTCATTATTGAGAAGGTATTGTTGACGCCTATATCGGGTTCCGCAGGTAAGACCTTAGCGGATTTGTATTTGGAGTTTTCGGGTTTAGGTGAGCGTTTGCCGGCTCCGGTTTCGTTTACTATTCTATCTGATTCTGCTGCGGCACCTGCTCATTCCGTTTATCAGGATTCGGTACTGTATGTGATGTACGAACAAATCGCGAAGAAAAACGTGTCTGTAGATCGCTTGAACAAGAAGGGTTCCATCTTCAAAATCGTAACGGTTTCTCAAAATCAAGTCTTCTCGAAGAATTTCGCTGAGCGTTTATTGAAAGAGACTACTACCTATTACGTGAATGTGAAGACAAGCACTGCAGCGGCGAATGTGAAGCGTTTGCAGGCGCGAGGAGATTCTTTATTGCGCGTTTTAAATGCTAAGTCATACAATGCGGCTTCTTTCCAGATTCTAGATCCTAATGTGGCCTTTAAATCGATGTCAGTTCCAGCGGAAGTGAGTTCTCGTGATAAATCTATCGTTTTCAGTATCTATGCCGAAGTAACGAAAAACTTAGAGATGAGTCGCATCGCCTTGGTTTCTCAGACGCCAGTGATTCAATTATTGGATGTGCCTAAATTCCCTTTAATGGATGATCGCAAGTCTTATGTATTCTTAGGATTCGCTGGATTGTTTGCTGGATTATTGGTCGGATTCTTCCTTTGCCTCTACCTTTATACGGATAAATAA
- a CDS encoding WecB/TagA/CpsF family glycosyltransferase, producing MKHHKVNILGTPISSLTMDELFSDWEAVIKEGKKAQVSITPVNSILAARATARVQEIYKHAEYVLCDGVPVKWASDFLGDPIKERITGLDVLPRIFPFASRHDFSIFLLGASPGVAETLKAVMEAKHPGVKIVGTFVPPFRAVFSKEENQEMIDAINAVKPDILLVSLTAPKQDIWIAENLAKLDTHIAIGIGGAFEVAAGMIQRAPLWMQKSGLEWFYRFLQEPKRMFRRYFVEAPVFIPLILKQRFSKRSGRL from the coding sequence ATGAAGCACCACAAGGTTAATATTCTAGGTACTCCTATTTCTTCGCTGACAATGGATGAATTGTTCAGTGATTGGGAGGCTGTGATTAAAGAAGGGAAAAAGGCGCAGGTGAGTATCACGCCGGTTAATTCGATATTGGCGGCGCGCGCGACAGCGCGCGTTCAAGAGATTTACAAACACGCGGAGTACGTTCTTTGCGACGGTGTTCCCGTGAAATGGGCTTCAGATTTCCTTGGGGATCCCATTAAAGAACGCATTACGGGCTTGGATGTGTTGCCGCGGATATTTCCGTTTGCTTCACGGCACGATTTCTCCATCTTTTTGCTCGGCGCCTCTCCCGGCGTGGCCGAAACACTAAAAGCGGTGATGGAGGCGAAGCACCCAGGAGTGAAGATCGTGGGGACATTCGTGCCGCCGTTCAGAGCAGTGTTTTCGAAGGAAGAGAATCAAGAAATGATAGATGCGATAAACGCGGTCAAACCGGATATCTTGTTGGTGAGTTTAACAGCGCCTAAGCAAGATATTTGGATTGCAGAAAATCTGGCGAAATTAGATACGCATATAGCCATCGGAATCGGAGGAGCCTTTGAAGTGGCCGCGGGAATGATTCAACGAGCACCGCTGTGGATGCAAAAGAGTGGTTTGGAATGGTTCTATCGCTTCTTGCAGGAGCCTAAGCGCATGTTTAGACGCTATTTCGTGGAGGCGCCGGTGTTCATTCCGCTGATACTAAAACAACGTTTTAGTAAGCGTTCTGGTCGCCTCTGA
- a CDS encoding glycosyltransferase family 25 protein: MFKRAFVLFAEHETERKAHVEAMRSALPALEVVEPVFPSRVHVPFVEALIEKSYERTGKGLLPTEIGVILSHRKVWSLIARESSEEHFLVLESDSRILKPELLQSETAEKYDLFFWGAWNGYASLKKSTAQHGVGEPLIKSVYGAYGYSLNAKAAKYLLQKTARIAYPVDMYKRFVDPTEISLGAIVPEVISTWRTSDSLIRSESRRHLLTAELIRMIFYCRNTIQSYFC, encoded by the coding sequence ATGTTTAAACGCGCATTTGTTCTTTTTGCGGAACACGAGACGGAACGAAAGGCCCATGTGGAGGCTATGCGATCTGCGCTTCCTGCGTTAGAAGTTGTGGAACCAGTATTTCCGTCACGAGTGCACGTTCCTTTTGTAGAAGCGCTGATAGAGAAATCTTACGAGCGGACTGGTAAGGGATTATTGCCCACCGAAATTGGGGTGATTTTGAGCCATCGGAAGGTGTGGTCGCTGATTGCGCGCGAAAGTTCAGAGGAGCATTTCTTGGTACTAGAATCCGACAGCCGAATCTTGAAGCCGGAACTTTTGCAATCAGAAACGGCAGAGAAATATGATTTATTTTTCTGGGGAGCTTGGAATGGTTATGCTAGTTTGAAGAAGTCAACGGCTCAACACGGTGTAGGGGAGCCCTTGATTAAGTCCGTTTATGGGGCTTACGGCTATTCATTGAACGCGAAAGCCGCGAAGTATTTGTTACAAAAAACAGCACGGATTGCCTATCCGGTAGACATGTACAAGCGTTTTGTGGATCCTACGGAGATTTCTTTGGGTGCCATTGTCCCGGAAGTGATTTCGACCTGGCGTACCTCTGATTCGTTGATTCGAAGCGAGAGTCGCAGACATCTGTTGACCGCTGAATTAATTCGGATGATTTTCTATTGCCGAAACACGATACAATCGTACTTTTGTTAA